The nucleotide sequence CTACAATCTGAAAATATTCTGTAAGGGAACCGGTAAGGTGATCAATGAGAAAAATACCATTGCCATAGTGAACAAGAACCAGTTATATGCATTCGGCGACGATGCATACGCCATGTATGAGAAAGCACCGGATTCCATTCAGGTATCATTTCCGGTGGTGAACGGCGTGATTGCAGATTATAACAATATGCAGACCATGATTGGCGAGGTACTGGACAAGCATGTGAAGAACCATATCAAAGGAGCGGAATTTATCGTGGCTGTGCCCACGGATATTACGGAAGTGGAGAAGAAGGCCTTTTTTGACCTGTTTTACAAGAGCAGATTCAAGCCCAAAAGCGTGCTTCTCTGTGAAAAACCCATTGCGGATGCAGTGGGCCTGGAACTGGATGTAAGTTCCCCCACCGGATTTATGATTGTAAATATCGGTGCGGATACCACGGAGATTTCCGTAATTTCTCTGGGCGGCCTGGTGCTGAGCGATCTCCTTTTATTTGGCGGAAAACGTATTGACGAATCCATTATTAACCATCTGAAACGGAATTTCAGCCTGGTGATTGGACAGAAGACAGCCATGTATTTAAAAGAGACTCTGGGCTGTGCCCTGCCGGAGGAAGAAGAACAGAGCGCGGTGATTGTGGGACGGGACGTGGTGAGCGGACTGCCCATAGAGATGGAGGTATCCTCCTCTGTCATTTATGAGGCCATTAAGGACAACCTGAATTCCATCTGCAACTCCATTAAGATGATTCTGGAGAAAACGCCGCCGGAGCTTGCGCGGGATATTATTCATTCCGGTATTTATATTACCGGAGGATCTTCCAAAATCAAACGTCTGGACGAGCTGTTTACCCAGATTACCAATATTCAGGTAAATACCTGCGAACTGCCGGAAGAAAGCGCCGTACGGGGGCTGAATAAGATTGTTTCCGAAGAAAAGCTGCGGAAACTGGCCTTTAGCATGAAGACCAGAATTTATAAATAAAGGTGTAATTATTTATGAGACGTAAATTAACAAAACATTCGATTCCAACCAAATATACACTGCTGATACTCACATGCGTCTGTGTGATTGTCATGTTTGTGAGTTTTACCCTGAATCTGTCCGGGGGCCCTCTGAACACGGTAGCGGGGTATGTATTTGTACCCATGCAGAAAGGAATCAACTCCATCGGCACCTGGTTTGTGTCCAGAGCGGATGATTTGAAATCCCTGCGTGATGTGATGCAGGAAAACAGAGAGCTGCAGGAACAGGTGGACCAGCTTACCCAGGAACTGAATACCATAAAGCTGGAGCAGTATGAGCTGGACAACCTCCGGGAACTGATGGATCTGGACCAGAAATACCCCAGCTACGAAAAGGTAGCGGCCAGAGTCATCGGTGTTGACGGGGGGAACTGGTTTAATATTTTTCTGATTGACAAGGGCACCAGGGACGGCATTGAAAAGGACATGAACGTGATTGCCGGAAGCGGGCTGGTTGGAATTGTCATTGACACAGGGCCCAACTATGCCAAGGTTCGTTCTATTATCGACGACGCCAGCAATGTGAGCGGTATGGCCCTGTCAACGGCAGACCGGTGTATCATCAACGGAAACCTGGCCTCCATGAATGAAAATCAGGTCATTGAGTTTTCGGATTTGAAATGCGACGACGATACGGTGGCGACAGGAGAACAGATTGTAACCTCCCACATCAGCGACAAATATCTGGAAGGGATTCTGATAGGTTATGTCAGCACCATTGAGCGGGATTCCAACAATCTGACTTATTCCGGCACCATTACGCCGGCCGTGGATTTTCAGCATTTACAGGAAGTGCTGGTGATTCTGGATAAGAAAAATATCCAAAAGGACCAGGAGGAGTCGTGACATGAAGCTGAGACTGAGACGCAAGCTGGTGGTATTTCTAATCATCGGCATCTGTTTCCTGCTGCAGTGCACCCTGTTTCAGGCGCTGGCCTTTGCCTCCATTTCGCCCAATCTTCTGATTGTGGTCACTTCCTCCTTCGGCTTTATGCGGGGCCGGAAAGAAGGCATGTGGATTGGCCTGCTCTGCGGCCTGCTGCTGGATATATTTTTTGGGAGCGTGATTGGGTTTTATGCTCTGATTTATGCATATCTGGGCTACATTAACGGA is from Lachnospiraceae bacterium JLR.KK002 and encodes:
- a CDS encoding rod shape-determining protein codes for the protein MSANVYGIDLGTYNLKIFCKGTGKVINEKNTIAIVNKNQLYAFGDDAYAMYEKAPDSIQVSFPVVNGVIADYNNMQTMIGEVLDKHVKNHIKGAEFIVAVPTDITEVEKKAFFDLFYKSRFKPKSVLLCEKPIADAVGLELDVSSPTGFMIVNIGADTTEISVISLGGLVLSDLLLFGGKRIDESIINHLKRNFSLVIGQKTAMYLKETLGCALPEEEEQSAVIVGRDVVSGLPIEMEVSSSVIYEAIKDNLNSICNSIKMILEKTPPELARDIIHSGIYITGGSSKIKRLDELFTQITNIQVNTCELPEESAVRGLNKIVSEEKLRKLAFSMKTRIYK
- the mreC gene encoding rod shape-determining protein MreC, producing MRRKLTKHSIPTKYTLLILTCVCVIVMFVSFTLNLSGGPLNTVAGYVFVPMQKGINSIGTWFVSRADDLKSLRDVMQENRELQEQVDQLTQELNTIKLEQYELDNLRELMDLDQKYPSYEKVAARVIGVDGGNWFNIFLIDKGTRDGIEKDMNVIAGSGLVGIVIDTGPNYAKVRSIIDDASNVSGMALSTADRCIINGNLASMNENQVIEFSDLKCDDDTVATGEQIVTSHISDKYLEGILIGYVSTIERDSNNLTYSGTITPAVDFQHLQEVLVILDKKNIQKDQEES